Proteins encoded together in one Candidatus Deferrimicrobium sp. window:
- a CDS encoding JAB domain-containing protein, whose amino-acid sequence MPVITGRDARPLEDVEEAELFRRAFPDDGERMRLAARGSEPADAGRLLRWEAVLELARRALAVPRRRPEPFRSAADVFDRYRFLLSESPVEVFVVVLLDVKHRPLREERVSAGILDGSLIHPREVFAAAVRERAAAVLLLHNHPSGDPAPSGQDREVTRRLRSAGGILGITVVDHVILGDAAFFSFREGGDW is encoded by the coding sequence ATGCCGGTCATCACCGGCCGCGACGCACGGCCCCTGGAAGACGTGGAAGAGGCGGAACTGTTCCGGAGAGCGTTCCCCGACGACGGGGAAAGGATGCGCCTTGCCGCCCGGGGAAGCGAACCGGCGGACGCGGGAAGACTTCTCCGGTGGGAGGCGGTTCTCGAGCTCGCGCGCAGGGCGCTTGCGGTCCCGCGACGACGGCCGGAGCCGTTCCGGTCCGCGGCGGACGTGTTCGACCGGTACCGGTTTTTGCTCTCCGAATCGCCCGTGGAGGTGTTCGTCGTGGTGCTCCTCGACGTGAAGCACCGCCCCCTGCGGGAGGAGCGCGTGTCGGCGGGGATCCTCGACGGCAGCCTCATCCACCCCAGAGAGGTTTTCGCCGCGGCGGTCCGGGAACGCGCCGCGGCGGTGCTCCTCTTGCACAACCACCCGAGCGGCGATCCCGCCCCCAGCGGGCAGGACCGGGAGGTGACGCGGAGACTGCGGTCCGCGGGGGGGATCCTCGGGATCACGGTGGTCGACCATGTTATCCTCGGGGACGCGGCCTTTTTCAGCTTCCGGGAAGGGGGAGATTGGTGA
- a CDS encoding ribonuclease J: MTLRVIPMGGLGEIGLNCMLFDDGGSALLIDAGLLFPDDTMLGVDYVVPDFSVLRETAPHLGALLLTHGHEDHIGAVPFLLREFDIPIYGTRLTLGLLRHRLAEHQLEASARLFPIARDARFRIGNFDVEAFPVCHSIPDAVGYVMRSAEGIFVHTGDFKIDPFPLDGVPTGVERLRAISASEGVTALFSDSTNVEREGVSPPEKFVGEALAEIFGQTPGRVVVGMFSSNLHRIQEAIKAAYACGRRVALCGLSMVRNVATAIDLGYLALPSPDILIPVEEAVTLPDRAVAVLTTGSQGEPRSALTLMALGEHKHLKVRPGDTIVLSSKFIPGNERAIAGVINRFFLAGAEVLYEKISEVHVSGHASVEELRTMITAVRPVNFVPVHGEPRLLVRHRNLARAEGVPHVGLLRNGDVLAFSGGVMSIPGRIEVGRRFVDGKGIGDVESLVLKDRVHLSQVGLVMVVLAFSSTTGELLYGPDIVTRGVVTESGSEALVEGARDEVLRAIEEFGADARTDTAEMQTAIRRVVRRYFNKRIERKPMIVPVLLEL, encoded by the coding sequence ATGACGCTGCGGGTGATCCCGATGGGGGGGCTGGGCGAGATCGGCCTCAACTGCATGCTGTTCGACGACGGCGGCTCCGCGCTGCTCATCGACGCCGGACTCCTGTTCCCCGACGACACGATGCTGGGGGTCGACTACGTCGTTCCCGACTTTTCCGTTCTGCGCGAAACGGCGCCCCACCTCGGCGCGCTCCTGCTCACCCACGGCCATGAGGACCACATCGGCGCCGTCCCCTTCCTTCTCCGCGAATTCGACATCCCGATCTACGGAACCCGCCTGACGCTGGGTCTGTTGCGGCACCGGCTGGCTGAGCACCAGCTCGAGGCGTCCGCGCGGCTTTTCCCGATCGCACGGGACGCCAGGTTCCGCATCGGGAACTTCGACGTGGAGGCGTTCCCCGTCTGCCACAGCATCCCCGACGCCGTGGGATACGTGATGCGCTCCGCCGAGGGAATCTTCGTCCACACCGGGGATTTCAAGATCGACCCGTTTCCGCTCGACGGCGTCCCGACCGGGGTGGAACGGCTTCGGGCGATCTCCGCCTCCGAAGGGGTCACAGCGCTTTTCTCCGATTCCACGAACGTGGAGCGGGAGGGGGTGAGCCCGCCGGAAAAATTCGTCGGGGAGGCCCTCGCGGAGATCTTCGGTCAGACCCCTGGAAGGGTCGTGGTGGGCATGTTCTCCTCGAACCTCCACCGGATCCAGGAGGCGATCAAGGCAGCTTACGCTTGCGGCCGCAGGGTGGCCCTGTGCGGATTGAGCATGGTGCGGAACGTGGCGACGGCGATCGACCTCGGGTACCTCGCGCTGCCGTCGCCGGACATCCTGATCCCCGTCGAGGAGGCGGTCACGTTGCCCGACCGCGCCGTCGCGGTGCTTACCACCGGAAGCCAGGGGGAGCCCCGATCGGCGCTGACGCTGATGGCCCTGGGAGAGCATAAACACCTGAAGGTGCGGCCCGGGGACACGATCGTCCTCTCCTCCAAGTTCATCCCCGGCAACGAGCGGGCGATCGCGGGGGTCATCAACCGTTTTTTTCTCGCGGGGGCGGAAGTCCTCTATGAGAAAATATCCGAGGTCCACGTGTCAGGCCACGCAAGCGTCGAGGAGCTCAGGACGATGATCACGGCGGTCCGGCCGGTAAATTTCGTCCCCGTCCACGGTGAGCCGCGCCTGCTTGTCCGGCACCGGAACCTGGCGCGTGCGGAGGGGGTGCCGCACGTCGGATTGCTTCGGAACGGCGACGTGCTCGCCTTCTCGGGGGGGGTGATGTCCATCCCCGGGCGGATCGAGGTCGGGCGCCGTTTTGTCGACGGAAAGGGGATCGGCGACGTCGAGAGCCTCGTTCTCAAGGATCGGGTCCACCTCTCCCAGGTCGGGCTGGTGATGGTCGTTCTCGCCTTCTCCTCGACCACGGGCGAGCTCCTCTACGGCCCCGATATCGTCACCCGCGGTGTCGTTACCGAGAGCGGCTCCGAGGCGCTCGTCGAGGGGGCGCGGGACGAAGTGCTTCGAGCGATCGAGGAGTTCGGGGCCGACGCGCGCACCGACACGGCGGAGATGCAGACCGCGATCCGCAGGGTCGTGCGCCGCTACTTCAACAAGCGCATCGAACGGAAACCGATGATCGTGCCCGTTCTCCTGGAGCTTTGA
- the mltG gene encoding endolytic transglycosylase MltG, translating into MSPAAGRPRRTGRGVALAILAAALLSAFLLFDTNPRGSWEGKLVLIPKGSSLPEVARILREGGILPHPLAFRGLVLLTFSGRRLHYGEYAFPTPPSAYDAWRRLVRGDVIKYEVTVHPGANIYDVAELLEEKKLATAKEFLATAASPAILRRLEIPGESAEGYLFPDSYVFVKPVTTEEILEFMVRQFRRKVPPDAEKRAKEAGFTLHQVVTIASIIEKETGIEEEKPIVSAVIRRRLALGMPLQMDPTVIYGVKRFDGTVTGKDLRTAGPYNTYLNRGLPPGPIANPGLTAIAAALNPSNSEYLYFVSRNDGSHSFSRTLSEHNRAVEQFRRAAREDGG; encoded by the coding sequence ATGAGCCCCGCCGCAGGCCGTCCCCGGCGCACCGGCCGGGGCGTCGCCCTCGCGATCCTGGCGGCGGCGCTCCTGTCCGCCTTCCTCCTCTTCGACACGAATCCGAGAGGAAGCTGGGAGGGGAAACTGGTGCTCATACCGAAGGGGAGCTCGCTTCCCGAGGTAGCCAGGATCCTTCGGGAGGGCGGGATCCTCCCTCACCCACTGGCGTTCCGCGGGCTGGTGCTGCTCACGTTTTCCGGACGGCGGTTGCACTACGGTGAGTACGCCTTCCCGACTCCCCCGTCGGCCTACGATGCATGGCGGAGGCTGGTCCGCGGAGACGTCATAAAGTACGAGGTGACGGTGCACCCCGGGGCGAACATCTACGACGTCGCGGAGTTGCTCGAGGAGAAAAAACTGGCGACGGCGAAGGAGTTCCTCGCCACCGCCGCCTCGCCCGCCATTCTCCGCCGACTCGAGATCCCCGGGGAGAGCGCGGAGGGATATCTTTTCCCCGACAGCTACGTCTTCGTGAAGCCTGTCACAACAGAGGAGATCCTCGAGTTCATGGTGCGGCAGTTCCGCAGGAAGGTTCCCCCGGATGCGGAAAAGCGGGCGAAGGAGGCAGGATTCACCCTGCATCAGGTTGTAACGATCGCCTCCATCATCGAGAAGGAGACCGGGATCGAAGAAGAGAAGCCGATCGTGTCGGCAGTCATCCGGAGACGCCTGGCCCTCGGCATGCCGCTCCAGATGGACCCGACGGTGATCTACGGCGTGAAGCGATTCGACGGGACGGTGACGGGGAAGGACCTGCGGACGGCGGGACCGTATAACACCTACCTGAACCGGGGGCTACCCCCGGGACCGATCGCCAACCCGGGGCTCACGGCGATCGCCGCCGCCCTGAACCCCTCGAATTCGGAGTATCTTTACTTCGTTTCGAGAAACGACGGTTCCCACTCGTTCTCACGAACGCTTTCAGAGCATAACCGCGCGGTGGAACAGTTCCGGCGCGCCGCCCGGGAGGATGGCGGATAG
- the ruvX gene encoding Holliday junction resolvase RuvX, translating to MGEDVTGGRVLGLDYGSRRIGVAVSDPLGLTAQPLPPIPREGDRKDIAVLARLAAEMGVTSVVLGLPLLLNGDEGPAAVRARAFGERMKAETTLPVTFWDERLTSVQSERHLIASGVRRADRKGIRDSLSAMFMLQSSLDSRRRK from the coding sequence ATGGGAGAGGACGTGACCGGCGGGAGGGTTCTCGGGCTGGATTACGGCAGCCGGCGAATTGGTGTGGCCGTGTCCGATCCGCTCGGGTTGACGGCGCAGCCGCTCCCGCCGATCCCGAGGGAGGGGGACAGGAAAGACATCGCAGTCCTCGCTCGCCTCGCAGCGGAAATGGGGGTGACGTCGGTGGTGCTCGGTCTCCCTCTCCTCCTCAACGGCGACGAGGGGCCAGCGGCGGTCCGGGCGAGGGCTTTCGGCGAACGGATGAAGGCAGAGACCACCCTGCCGGTGACATTTTGGGACGAGCGACTTACATCGGTGCAGTCGGAACGGCACCTCATCGCATCCGGCGTGCGGAGGGCGGACCGGAAGGGGATCCGGGACAGCCTCTCGGCCATGTTCATGCTCCAGAGCTCCCTGGATTCCAGGAGACGGAAATGA
- a CDS encoding lysophospholipid acyltransferase family protein: MRGTLRSLILALLTAGSSVAAFLAGRLPSGGNRAERVMGWWGRAFVRSGGWKLRVEGMENLPSGGAVLVANHQSIVDIPMLLSAFPRPVVFLAKRELGEIPLFGKAMAAAGNLFVDRDDPRDAVRMLREAGARLRDGRLVVVFPEGTRSGDGSIGEFRTGAFYLAQKSGAPVVPVYLDGGYRAIPKGGVRVRPAGLLVRVLPPLSPEEGAGGLKERIAAAVRARILRECARTAVTVTEGDIPGSIPGSRGGVSSAKEGER; the protein is encoded by the coding sequence ATGCGGGGCACGCTGCGGTCCCTGATTCTCGCCCTGCTCACCGCGGGGTCCTCCGTCGCGGCGTTCCTGGCCGGCCGGCTGCCTTCCGGCGGGAACCGCGCGGAACGCGTCATGGGATGGTGGGGCCGTGCCTTCGTTCGTTCGGGCGGGTGGAAGCTGCGCGTCGAAGGGATGGAGAACCTCCCGTCCGGCGGGGCTGTCCTGGTGGCGAACCATCAGAGCATTGTGGACATCCCGATGCTCCTGTCCGCGTTCCCGCGGCCGGTCGTGTTTCTCGCCAAGCGCGAACTGGGAGAGATCCCCCTGTTCGGGAAGGCGATGGCGGCGGCGGGGAACCTCTTCGTCGATCGGGACGACCCGAGGGATGCGGTCCGCATGCTCCGGGAGGCCGGGGCGCGGCTTCGCGATGGACGTCTCGTGGTCGTCTTTCCGGAAGGGACCCGCAGCGGGGATGGGTCGATCGGGGAGTTCCGGACGGGGGCCTTCTACCTCGCGCAGAAGTCCGGGGCGCCCGTCGTCCCGGTCTACCTCGACGGCGGGTACCGGGCGATCCCCAAGGGGGGGGTTCGCGTGCGGCCCGCCGGGCTCCTCGTCCGCGTGCTTCCCCCGCTTTCACCGGAGGAAGGGGCGGGGGGATTGAAAGAACGAATCGCGGCTGCCGTGCGGGCACGGATTCTCCGGGAATGCGCCCGCACGGCAGTTACGGTGACAGAGGGGGACATTCCTGGTTCAATCCCGGGAAGCAGGGGAGGAGTGTCCTCCGCCAAGGAAGGAGAGCGATGA
- a CDS encoding MoxR family ATPase translates to MEGKPLIELLSVFRANIETVLLGKKESIDLAVASFIAGGHVLLEDVPGTGKTTLARALSSGISGTFRRIQFTSDLLPQDIIGMHILDAERKSFVFSPGPLFANVVLADEINRSNPRAQSALLEAMSERQVTVDNRTYPLPEPFLVIATQNPYEQHGTYPLPESQLDRFNLRLRLSYPDRESERTLIRENNLITMRDGIPATLRPEQVRALRGEVDRVTVHGAIVDYIQRLAAATRAHPAVRLGASPRGAIGLKSTSQALALLSGRDHVIPGDVRRAAVPVLCHRVFPKGDAAGSEAARVILEEVLSVVPSPL, encoded by the coding sequence ATGGAAGGGAAACCGCTCATCGAACTGCTGTCGGTGTTCCGCGCGAACATCGAGACCGTTCTTCTCGGGAAAAAAGAGTCCATCGACCTGGCGGTCGCCTCCTTCATCGCGGGAGGCCACGTCCTCCTCGAGGACGTCCCGGGCACCGGCAAGACGACGCTGGCGCGGGCGCTCTCCTCGGGGATCTCGGGGACCTTCCGCCGGATCCAGTTCACGAGCGACCTCCTTCCCCAGGACATCATCGGCATGCACATCCTCGACGCGGAAAGGAAATCGTTCGTCTTCTCGCCGGGGCCGTTGTTCGCCAACGTCGTCCTCGCCGATGAAATCAACCGAAGCAACCCCAGAGCCCAGAGCGCCCTGCTCGAGGCGATGAGCGAGCGGCAGGTGACGGTGGACAACCGAACGTACCCGCTTCCGGAACCGTTCCTCGTCATTGCGACACAGAATCCGTACGAACAGCACGGGACGTACCCCCTCCCGGAATCCCAACTCGACCGCTTCAACCTCCGCCTGCGCCTCTCCTACCCGGACCGCGAATCGGAACGGACGCTCATCCGCGAGAACAATCTCATCACGATGAGAGACGGGATCCCGGCGACGCTGCGTCCGGAACAGGTGCGGGCGCTCCGGGGGGAGGTCGACCGGGTGACCGTCCATGGCGCGATCGTCGACTACATCCAGCGGCTCGCGGCAGCGACCCGGGCCCACCCCGCCGTCCGCCTGGGCGCCTCGCCCCGCGGGGCGATCGGATTGAAGAGCACCTCGCAGGCGCTGGCCCTCCTCTCCGGCCGCGACCATGTTATCCCCGGGGACGTCCGACGGGCGGCGGTTCCGGTCCTCTGCCACCGCGTCTTCCCGAAAGGAGACGCCGCCGGGTCGGAAGCCGCCCGGGTGATCCTCGAGGAGGTTCTCTCGGTGGTGCCGTCGCCGCTGTGA
- the rimO gene encoding 30S ribosomal protein S12 methylthiotransferase RimO, which yields MTRAVRKGSTVRIHNLGCGKNAVDAEVMAGLLSEGGFLVVPGGRADAAVLNTCGFVRAAKEESIDAILSLAAEKRRGRIRCLVVAGCMARRYRDELPELLPEVDLFLGPGDIPDLPGHLASMLATVGSSPGDLAQRSLSGGGALPDEAYGHRVPDVGTGSAFLKILEGCDNRCAYCAIPAIRGPLRSRDRESLLAEARLLVRRGARELNLIGQDITAYGLDRGERGGLVSLVRALCAVRGVRWIRLLYLYPSRVDDGIVDLLRSEEKVCRYLDIPVQHIDPGILRRMGRTYGPDAIYRMLDRLRAGVPGLFLRTSLIVGFPGETRVAFDRLLRFVDEARWDYLGVFPYSREEGTPAFRMPSQVPERTKEERARRVRDAQADLLAARNASRIGQTLDVLVEKTGARGKAAGRHRGQAPEVDGSVILSGFEGKPGSIVRVRVTGAKEWDLHGAVVRSRGTDSD from the coding sequence GTGACGCGGGCTGTCCGGAAGGGCTCGACGGTTCGGATCCACAACCTCGGTTGCGGAAAGAACGCCGTGGATGCCGAGGTTATGGCGGGTCTTCTTTCGGAAGGGGGATTCCTCGTTGTTCCCGGCGGACGGGCTGATGCGGCGGTCCTGAACACCTGCGGCTTCGTGCGGGCGGCCAAGGAAGAATCGATCGACGCAATCCTCTCCCTGGCAGCGGAGAAGCGGCGGGGACGGATCCGGTGCCTGGTCGTTGCCGGTTGCATGGCGCGGCGGTATCGGGACGAACTGCCGGAACTTCTCCCCGAAGTCGACCTGTTCCTCGGTCCCGGCGACATCCCGGATCTTCCTGGTCATCTCGCCTCGATGCTGGCTACGGTCGGATCGTCGCCGGGGGATCTCGCGCAGCGCTCCCTGTCGGGCGGCGGGGCGCTTCCCGACGAAGCGTACGGCCATCGCGTCCCGGATGTCGGCACCGGTTCGGCGTTCCTGAAAATACTGGAGGGGTGCGACAACCGGTGCGCCTACTGCGCGATCCCGGCGATCCGGGGCCCCCTGCGCAGCCGGGACCGGGAGTCGCTTCTCGCGGAGGCGAGGCTTCTGGTGCGCCGGGGCGCCAGGGAACTGAACCTCATCGGGCAGGACATCACCGCGTACGGGTTGGACCGTGGTGAGAGGGGGGGGCTCGTCTCCCTGGTGCGCGCCCTCTGTGCCGTCCGGGGCGTCCGATGGATCCGCCTTCTCTACCTTTACCCCTCTCGGGTCGACGACGGGATCGTCGATCTCCTTCGGTCGGAGGAGAAGGTATGCAGGTACCTCGACATTCCCGTTCAGCACATCGACCCCGGGATCCTGCGCCGGATGGGACGGACGTACGGGCCGGACGCCATTTACCGGATGCTCGACCGGCTCCGGGCCGGGGTCCCCGGCCTTTTTCTGCGGACGTCCCTGATCGTCGGTTTCCCCGGGGAGACGCGGGTCGCCTTCGACCGCCTTCTCCGTTTCGTCGACGAAGCCCGATGGGACTACCTCGGTGTCTTCCCCTACTCGCGGGAAGAGGGGACCCCGGCATTCCGGATGCCGTCGCAGGTGCCGGAGCGGACGAAGGAGGAGCGGGCGCGCCGGGTGCGCGACGCCCAGGCCGACCTCCTCGCCGCGCGCAACGCATCGCGAATCGGGCAAACTCTCGATGTCCTCGTGGAAAAAACCGGCGCCCGCGGGAAGGCCGCCGGCCGCCACCGGGGCCAGGCGCCGGAAGTCGACGGCTCCGTGATCCTGTCCGGGTTCGAAGGGAAACCGGGCTCCATCGTCCGCGTCCGCGTGACCGGTGCGAAGGAATGGGATTTGCACGGGGCCGTCGTCCGATCCCGGGGTACCGATTCCGATTGA
- a CDS encoding outer membrane lipoprotein carrier protein LolA, translating to MRTFLLVCALLLLPLAVSRAAGPENAGEALLRRVGERYAVARTLSAKFRQEIPLQNVGIVRKASGSVYFGRPLKMRWDYKGPEAQMFLADGRYFYFRPAGSSQVIRRGVDEKGLGGKIPMLLLFGKGEITTLFRVDAADQRKDGEETVLRLSPRDDGAPEVRRIDLVVGTADALIREIHVYDRLGGENHLYLTEVTVNPSLPADFFRFRKPAGVSVVDG from the coding sequence ATGAGGACTTTTCTGCTTGTTTGTGCCCTCCTCCTTCTGCCGTTGGCGGTGAGCCGGGCGGCGGGTCCCGAAAACGCGGGCGAGGCCCTCTTGCGGCGGGTCGGCGAGCGGTACGCCGTCGCGCGCACCCTGTCCGCGAAATTCCGCCAGGAGATTCCGCTTCAGAACGTCGGGATCGTCCGGAAGGCGTCCGGGAGCGTGTACTTCGGCCGGCCGCTCAAGATGCGATGGGACTACAAGGGTCCTGAGGCGCAGATGTTCCTCGCTGACGGAAGGTACTTCTACTTCCGCCCGGCGGGATCGTCGCAAGTGATCCGCCGCGGCGTGGACGAGAAGGGGCTCGGCGGAAAGATCCCGATGCTGCTGCTGTTCGGCAAGGGGGAGATCACGACCCTCTTCCGCGTGGACGCCGCCGACCAGCGCAAGGACGGGGAGGAAACGGTCCTGCGCCTTTCTCCCCGTGACGACGGAGCGCCCGAAGTCCGTCGGATCGATCTTGTCGTCGGAACGGCGGACGCGCTCATCCGCGAGATTCACGTCTACGACCGGCTGGGTGGGGAGAACCATCTCTACCTCACCGAGGTGACGGTCAACCCCTCCCTGCCAGCCGATTTTTTCCGGTTCCGAAAGCCGGCCGGGGTCTCCGTGGTCGACGGGTGA
- a CDS encoding TraR/DksA family transcriptional regulator, which yields MKTIKEMLLKKREDLVLEISRRSKASTESSVQDIGDILDSVSEERTRELDLILTDREKRKLAQIDDALDRIEENTYGLCEECGVKIPKARLKVLPFAIFCVECQEKNEREEKYTREESEDGIRKVPVADVEE from the coding sequence ATGAAGACGATCAAGGAGATGTTGTTGAAGAAGCGGGAGGATCTCGTCCTGGAGATCTCCCGGCGCTCGAAGGCGAGCACGGAATCCTCGGTGCAGGATATCGGCGACATCCTCGACTCGGTGTCCGAGGAGCGGACCCGAGAGCTGGACCTGATCCTTACCGACCGCGAGAAGAGAAAGCTGGCCCAGATCGACGACGCGCTCGACCGGATCGAGGAGAACACCTACGGGCTCTGCGAGGAATGCGGCGTCAAGATCCCGAAAGCGCGCCTCAAGGTGTTGCCGTTCGCGATATTTTGCGTGGAGTGCCAGGAGAAGAACGAGCGGGAGGAGAAGTACACACGCGAGGAGTCGGAGGACGGGATCCGGAAGGTCCCGGTGGCGGACGTCGAGGAGTAG
- a CDS encoding DNA translocase FtsK, translated as MADIGKIRRETVAVLFLAAGVVLSVALVSFHQMDPSLSTAGSTEAEVRNWAGWGGAIFSDLLLQLFGVGAVGFPLLCLLLAYWTYRGDGILGKWGRAAGGLLAVCSVLGILSFFTGHVSVMGQDVFLPGVVGNLLGVHFLGRVAGTAGGLVLLVALLLFSLMLVTGLPLSGLPSLVRKDSSPEKVRERIKEKLAPHETWEEEPPHRQAPEAREEAAPPRVVARRSAPEEAAPPRIAGKAFVLPTLDLLEPPKGVEEGVDEETLQENAQALLSKLAEHGIDGQITEIRTGPLVTMYEFRPAPGIKANRVSAMADDLALAMRCESVRVVPNIPGKGVMGFEIPNGRRVPIVLRELLGCPAYASAVPTLSLAMGKDIFGDPVVRDLGKMPHLLIAGATGSGKSVALHTMILSILFRATPDEVRLILVDPKMLELSLYDGIPHLYHPVVTQPRDAAQVLKWAVGEMRGRYQLMMENGVRHIDAFNQFVEKRLRTSGRSKAEGEGDDLVKLPYIVILIDELADLMMTSASRREVEDSITQLTQMARAAGIHLIFATQRPSVDVLTGVIKANFPSRVSFKVISQFDSRTILDQSGAETLLGFGDMLFLQPGVGGIVRVHCPYVGEGEIQRVVEHLKAQGPPVYDSAITAPPSTEDPDPSRDEMFDAAVEEVVRAGRASVSFLQRRLKIGFNRAARIVEEMERQGIVGPAEGGKQREVYVTRKEE; from the coding sequence TTGGCCGATATCGGAAAGATCCGTCGGGAAACCGTGGCGGTCCTCTTCCTCGCCGCAGGGGTCGTCCTTTCTGTCGCGCTGGTGTCGTTTCACCAGATGGACCCCTCCCTTTCCACCGCGGGCTCCACGGAGGCCGAGGTCCGAAACTGGGCCGGCTGGGGCGGGGCGATCTTTTCCGACCTGCTCCTCCAGTTGTTCGGCGTCGGCGCCGTCGGATTCCCCCTCCTGTGCCTTCTTCTCGCCTACTGGACGTACCGGGGCGATGGGATCCTCGGGAAATGGGGGCGCGCGGCTGGGGGCCTCCTCGCGGTCTGCTCCGTCCTCGGGATCCTCAGCTTCTTCACAGGGCATGTTTCCGTCATGGGGCAGGACGTCTTCCTCCCCGGGGTTGTCGGTAACCTGCTCGGGGTCCATTTCCTCGGGAGGGTGGCGGGCACCGCGGGCGGACTCGTCCTGCTGGTCGCCCTCCTTCTGTTCTCCCTGATGCTGGTCACCGGTCTCCCTTTGAGCGGCCTGCCGTCGCTGGTCCGCAAGGATTCTTCCCCGGAGAAGGTCCGCGAGAGGATCAAGGAGAAGCTCGCCCCGCACGAGACGTGGGAGGAGGAGCCGCCGCACCGCCAGGCGCCGGAAGCCCGGGAAGAAGCCGCACCCCCCCGGGTCGTCGCGCGGAGGTCCGCCCCCGAGGAGGCGGCGCCCCCCAGGATCGCCGGGAAGGCGTTCGTCCTGCCGACCCTCGACCTGCTCGAGCCGCCCAAGGGCGTCGAGGAAGGGGTTGACGAGGAGACCCTGCAGGAGAATGCGCAGGCGCTTCTTTCCAAGCTTGCGGAACACGGCATCGACGGCCAGATCACCGAGATCCGGACCGGCCCCCTGGTCACCATGTACGAGTTCCGACCCGCGCCGGGGATCAAGGCGAACCGGGTATCGGCGATGGCGGACGACCTGGCGCTGGCGATGCGGTGCGAGTCGGTGCGCGTGGTCCCCAACATCCCTGGGAAGGGGGTCATGGGATTCGAGATCCCCAACGGCCGCAGGGTCCCGATCGTCCTTCGGGAGCTGCTCGGGTGCCCCGCCTACGCCTCGGCCGTCCCCACGCTGTCCCTGGCCATGGGGAAGGACATCTTCGGCGATCCGGTGGTCAGGGACCTCGGGAAGATGCCCCACCTCCTGATCGCCGGCGCCACCGGTTCGGGGAAGAGCGTGGCGCTCCACACGATGATCCTGTCGATCCTCTTCCGCGCGACGCCCGACGAAGTTCGACTGATCCTCGTCGACCCGAAGATGCTTGAGCTGTCGCTATACGACGGGATTCCACACCTGTACCACCCGGTGGTTACCCAGCCGCGAGACGCGGCCCAGGTTCTCAAGTGGGCGGTGGGGGAGATGCGCGGGCGGTACCAGCTGATGATGGAAAACGGCGTCCGCCACATCGACGCTTTCAACCAGTTCGTCGAGAAGAGGCTCCGTACAAGTGGCCGATCGAAGGCGGAAGGGGAGGGCGACGACCTCGTGAAGCTCCCCTACATCGTCATCCTGATCGACGAACTCGCCGACCTGATGATGACCTCCGCTTCCCGCCGGGAAGTGGAGGATTCGATCACCCAGCTCACCCAGATGGCGCGGGCGGCGGGGATCCACCTGATCTTCGCCACCCAGCGGCCCTCCGTGGACGTGTTGACAGGCGTGATCAAGGCGAATTTCCCGTCGCGGGTTTCCTTCAAGGTGATCTCCCAGTTCGACTCCAGGACCATCCTCGACCAGTCGGGGGCGGAGACGCTCCTCGGGTTCGGGGACATGCTCTTCCTCCAGCCCGGCGTCGGCGGGATCGTCCGGGTGCACTGCCCCTACGTCGGGGAGGGCGAGATCCAGCGTGTCGTGGAGCATTTGAAGGCCCAGGGACCGCCGGTCTACGATTCCGCGATCACGGCTCCCCCGTCCACGGAGGACCCCGACCCGTCGCGCGACGAGATGTTCGACGCCGCCGTCGAGGAAGTCGTCCGCGCCGGCCGCGCCTCCGTCTCCTTTCTCCAGCGCCGCCTCAAGATCGGGTTCAACCGCGCGGCGCGGATCGTCGAGGAGATGGAGAGGCAGGGGATCGTCGGACCCGCCGAGGGGGGAAAGCAGCGCGAGGTCTACGTGACGAGGAAAGAGGAATAA